A genomic window from Motacilla alba alba isolate MOTALB_02 chromosome 2, Motacilla_alba_V1.0_pri, whole genome shotgun sequence includes:
- the LOC119697403 gene encoding uncharacterized protein LOC119697403, whose translation MPGRRLWWARCWLGVCLSLLGAGGGSAEPCQGPPCEGGSAPPPPCRGPRCGGRAGRPARSFLHGAAPLRPSQGKAAPSAPLPACPGGDCAANATHRDCQGLECRLLPPRLRPRPRGPGCAAPAEGCPEPALLRAADRAAQFAGDDFAHAAPERGGGAPGVQLTCDVKPGENEVPSEDALILQLHLAKGHEKFTEMLKSQQQIIVDLQQKLAEQQHVLVSQQREILEQQRKMYEQMDLIKVQYGMLFDTVKQMSFQSLQEDIQNYFESHLHGLQNQIRNHLQKSYSVHKVEVDAKVINVGESLLDCGLCESDEFCNFQKTPSQCEKCTLCPAGFFQMAECSANSDRICQDRDECTESPSICGERIKCLNTPGGFRCLGIAEKDAALGMCGEEYFFNKEMQECQACLKCEDGMVAVPCSTVSDTVCSAVSENKLSESWAANIVLPSVKSGVSQVYSGLNLKIKGKLPCDILSTEESSLVFRQHGLLWTDLNFAVKHNCRNFLQLSLKLNGSEEDHELSGVRIEQPEGKYFQSISLSSAAEVEPSQTLSVYLRSPNQFCNQSKDLNIYDLNTPLSLFWLSHDTGAVALSAQMSTAMHYQTNYRPTFKIISVSDPYMLSLSHDGRAIKFTETGVVKFVFHQALYSMGHTCVREGFSLISYINRNGTNRELMNVFKSGVNYRDTSISASGATKVGAGDLVSFEILSPAQCNVRYFGDSSGISMFSLIWIPSAVSSAISATVSVTGLPTGAVRNKLLDFTQVSSNEKQIQLVSSGQLAQKYFIFTEKGVASLAFNLKLIHSCNVLKVTLNQLTMDHMQPTAVAQQIGGQMPEGSIWTSVSLCASFEVHNGTLISVSLDCVRGRINQITHEHGTSISILWISS comes from the exons ATGCCGGGGAGACGGCTGTGGTGGGCGCGCTGCTGGCTCGGCGTCTGCCTCTCGCTGCTGGGCGCGGGGGGCGGCTCAGCCGAGCCCTGCCAAGGGCCCCCGTGCGAAGGCGGCtccgcgcccccgccgccctgCCGCGGACCCCGctgcggcggccgggccgggcgcccGGCGCGCTCCTTCCTGCACGGCGCCGCGCCGCTGCGGCCGTCGCAGGGCAAGGCAGCGCCCTCCGCCCCGCTGCCCGCCTGCCCCGGCGGCGACTGCGCCGCCAACGCCACCCACCGCGACTGCCAGGGCCTGGAGTGCCGCCTGCTGCCGCCCCGCCtgcgcccgcggccccgcggcccgggCTGCGCCGCCCCCGCCGAGGGCTGCCCCGAGCCCGCCCTGCTGCGCGCCGCCGACAGAGCCGCCCAGTTCGCGGGGGACGACTTTGCCCACGCCGCTCCCGAGCGAGGCGGCGGCGCCCCGGGGGTGCAGCTCACCTGCGACGTCAAGCCAG gagaaaatgaagttcCATCTGAAGATGCCCTAATACTACAACTGCACCTTGCGAAAGGGCACgagaaattcacagaaatgcTAAAAAGCCAACAGCAGATCATTGTTGATTTGCAGCAAAAACTTGCTGAACAGCAGCATGTGTTGGTTAGCCAGCAACGGGAAATTCttgaacagcaaagaaaaatgtatgAGCAAATGGATCTGATCAAAGTCCAGTATGGCATGCTTTTTGATACAGTGAAACAAATGTCATTTCAGAGTTTGCAAGAAgatattcaaaattattttgaaagtcaTCTTCACGGACTTCAGAACCAGATCAGGAATCATCTCCAGAAGTCGTACTCTGTGCACAAGGTAGAAGTGGATGCAAAAGTGATTAACGTTGGGGAGTCTTTGCTGGACTGTGGCCTTTGTGAAAGTGACGAATTTTGCAATTTCCAAAAGACGCCTTCACAATGTGAAAAGTGCACATTGTGTCCTGCTGGTTTTTTCCAAATGGCCGAGTGTTCTGCAAACTCTGATCGGATTTGCCAG GACAGAGATGAGTGCACTGAATCTCCAAGCATTTGTGGTGAGAGGATAAAATGCCTCAATACTCCAG GTGGTTTCCGATGTCTTGGAATTGCTGAGAAGGATGCAGCTTTGGGGATGTGTGGAGAGGAGTATTTCTTTAATAAGGAAATGCAGGAGTGCCAAGCATGTTTGAAGTGTGAAGATGGAATGGTGGCCGTGCCTTGTTCCACTGTCAGTGACACGGTTTGCTCAGCAGTCAGTGAAAACAAGCTCTCAGAGTCTTGGGCTGCAAACATCGTTCTACCCTCTGTAAAGTCTGGCGTCTCTCAGGTCTACTCTGGCTTGAACTTGAAGATAAAAGGAAAGCTCCCCTGTGATATCCTGTCCACTGAAGAGAGCAGCCTGGTATTCAGGCAGCATGGTCTGTTGTGGACTGACCTAAATTTTGCAGTAAAGCACAACTGCAGGAACTTTTTGCAGCTTTCCTTAAAGCTTAATGGCAGTGAGGAAGACCATGAACTGAGTGGTGTTCGGATTGAGCAGCCAGAAGGAAAGTATTTCCAGAGCATTAGTTtaagcagtgctgctgaagtgGAGCCCAGCCAAACTCTTTCTGTGTATTTGAGGAGCCCTAATCAATTCTGCAATCAAAGCAAAGACTTAAATATTTATGATCTTAATACCCCACtcagtttgttttggttgtcCCATGACACGGGTGCTGTGGCACTCAGTGCACAGATGTCAACAGCGATGCATTACCAAACCAACTATCGACctacctttaaaataatttctgtttctgaccCTTATATGCTAAGTTTATCTCATGATGGTAGAGCTATAAAGTTCACTGAAACTGGTGTTGTCAAATTTGTGTTTCATCAAGCATTGTATTCCATGGGTCATACGTGTGTCCGGGAGGGCTTCTCCTTAATTTCTTATATCAATAGGAATGGTACCAACAGAGAACTCATGAATGTATTTAAATCTGGGGTAAATTACAGGGACACATCAATATCTGCTTCTGGGGCCACAAAGGTTGGTGCTGGAGATCTGGTCAGCTTTGAGATACTTTCTCCTGCACAGTGTAATGTTCGGTATTTTGGAGATAGTTCTGGAATTAGTATGTTCAGCCTCATCTGGATCCCTTCAGCGGTTTCTAGTGCCATATCAGCCACAGTTTCTGTTACAGGTCTCCCTACTGGAGCAGTGAGAAACAAACTACTGGATTTCACCCAGGTCTCATCCAATGAGAAACAGATACAGCTGGTTTCTTCTGGACAGCTTGctcagaagtattttatttttactgaaaaggGAGTTGCCAGCCTTGCGTTTAACTTAAAGCTAATCCATTCGTGCAATGTGCTCAAAGTGACTCTCAATCAGCTGACCATGGATCACATGCAACCCACAGCAGTGGCTCAGCAGATTGGAGGTCAGATGCCAGAGGGAAGCATATGGACCAGTGTGTCCCTCTGTGCATCCTTTGAGGTGCATAATGGAACATTGATATCAGTTTCTCTTGACTGTGTGCGAGGAAGGATCAACCAGATCACTCATGAACATGGAACCAGCATATCTATTTTATGGatttcatcttaa